In Chanodichthys erythropterus isolate Z2021 chromosome 20, ASM2448905v1, whole genome shotgun sequence, the genomic stretch ttattaatattattgttgcTGTCATCACAAAATACTATCACCATCTTTAATATTAGTATtactattgttattattattattattgatataaatgttattattattattctcattattattattgatgttACTATTGCCGTCaacacaaaatattatcatcatcaccatctttagtattactattgttattattatcccTGTTATTACTGTTATCATTATTACTGATATTACTGTTGCCGTCATCACAAAATGTTATCATCACCATCTTTAGTATTAGTATcactattgttgttgttattaatgttattattattgataatacTATTGCATCAACACAAATTATTATCATCACCATCTTTAGTATTACTATCGTTATTATTagttattactgttattattattattgatattacTGTTGCCATcatcacaaaatattttatcattattattatacatgctATTACTACTTAGATACTTCTGCTACTATCCATTTGTCATTTCTGCTTATTTTTCGCTGCTGTTACTATCATTgctgttttattgttgtttttgtgttttgtgttcaccttatgttgtatgttttgtacttctaataattattttttatttttttgccattgaatcattcattcaagagattaatttaaaaatgattcatccagtaatgaaacaagcatttatgaataatttgttcaaacagactttttttttttttttttttttttaataattcattcaaattaattaaacgtttttaaatagactgcagcaattaatacTTTGTCAGAACCTCTGGCAAGTTGCACCTCAGCGGAAAAACGATTTTGCCAGATTTTGATTACAGAATACAATCTAAATGTAGTTGATGGCAACTAAACCAAATTAACAAATGAAATCATAACATTATAGTTTCATGCTTTTTCTCAAACAAAACATCATGGAAAATCCACAGAAAACATACTCTCCCACATTTTTGACAAGCTACATTAAAACATTCTATAATATTCTaaaaactttctttaaaaatcCGATCTCTGATTCTGTACTAATATTGCTGTAGTTTGTACTGGAATGGCAGGAAATATTTGATATGGGGCTGTTAAAGTTGTGGCTTTTGCAACTTTGTTGCAatatgtttgtgtatatgtttatataatataacattttagaaTATAGTTATGACAAGGAAGTTTAAATTGAGAGGAAGTTGAGAATATTTAACAcgtcatatatatatttttttgtttcttcCATTTGAGAGTCAGACAGTATCACTGTAATGAGGAAGCACAGTTAAAAGCATGTGATCAAGTGCTTTTATGCTTTCGTTATCTTAAGTATTTGATTTTAGATCATTCAGCATGTGTAGTGCTGatatttaactaaaatattaaaataacatttgactTGTTGCAGCACTGGCATCCAGTGGTATGTGGACACCTACTTCTAATGAAACAATTATATTAAGATTTGTCACTGGAATTACTGAAAAATCCAACCCACTAGTTAATTGCCCATTTAACTTATTAAAACAGATTCCACTATTGCATATTTAGATAACATAATACGATGATCATGTTACTATACAAGTATAAATTTATCATGATATGATATATCATAAAGGTTTGATAAGAAATAACTTCGAACGTGATGACTATGTTGAGTTTAATATTATTGTACAATAAACAACCTCAAACATGCTCTTCTTAATATTATTCAACAACAACCTCAAGAATTATCATGCTGTTGTTATGAGTTTTATAGTAAATAACCTCAAAGATGATGGTCATATCATATGACATAGATTTAATACTGATCAAAACAGgttatgatatttaaaaaaaaatagctcaGACGTGATCATGTTATGATATGTGTTTAATAGGAAATGATAACCTCAAACATGTCGGTCATGATATATGATATAGATTTCATACTGACTTAATTTGAATATGTTGTGATATGAGTTTAAAAGGAAACTATAACCTCAAACATGAGTCCCAGGAGGATGATCATGGCCACACACGACACCATATCCGCGTGATTCTGGATGACAAACTCGTGGCTCAGCACAGGCGGACTCTTGTTCTTCTTGCGGAAGCCCATCGCTCTTCTTTCACAGAGAATAAACACTCCTGATTACTGCAGAGACGATCAGGTGAACCAGATCGCGGGTAAATTCACACTATTCAGTCATGAAAGCCCCACCACATTCACACCCGCTTACGATGTGTGCCGGAAGCTGTGAGGTATTCGACTCAGAGCGAAGGTGTTGCTGTAAAagtctaaaacatttttattttatttatttatttattttaattgagaAAATAGCAGTTGGATACAATTTTAATACGTCGTttattttggaaaaataaaCTGTTCTGTGGGATTTTGTTAGACTTATATATGACACTTTAACAGAGCACGAGAAAAAAAAACGTGTTTTGTCATAGGgttattaaaatgaataacattaataacGTATTTCTAAATATCTAAATTCCAAACATTAAACGTGTAGGGTGACACATTGTGATGCTTTAAAAAACTGCAGATGGATGTTGTGTTCAACTGTAAAGGAGGGCTTTTATTTTGGCTTAAGACTTAAGCGGAAGTTTCTTTATTGATTCACATGCCCTTTACGCAGACATTTTGGATTTGTGTGTGACTGAGCGCGGTTGTTTTGGTAAGTTTACTAttttgcacttatgtttatgacATATTCATTTTTTACACTCGTTTTGTTGGTGGtggttatttatttacattataatggAAACAGATTGTCTAGCTTACTCATACAGTCCCTTacctaaatattttattaatgtaatgtcttttacattatatttaagaAATTGATTACTTTTTAATGCACAACGTCATGACATAGTGATCTTTTATGACATAGACAAATGACAATatcagaaattattattattgttcattgtaCTGTGATTCCAGTCATATTTactatacagtaatattgtttgTGATAACTATTTTAAACAGATATGGCAGGAACAGATATGGACCCTGAGGTGGCTCGGGGCTTATTTGAAGAAGGAGCCACGCTTGTCTTGCTTGGTGTTCCTGAGGGAACAGAGTTGGGACTTGACTACAAAACCTGGACTTTGGGCCCTAGGTTCCGTGGGGTGAAGATGATTCCTCCAGGGCTTCATTTCCTCCACTACTGCTCTGTCAGCACAAATGGAGCTTGTGGTGAAATTAGCCCCAAAATAGGCCTGTTCCTGTCCCTGAAACCTCGCGAGGTGCTTGTAGCTCATTGGAACAAGAGTGAAGATGACTTGGAGTTCTCCCAGAACCCAGAGGAGGTGGAGCGCATAAGGGACAATCTTCGTGAACTGGACGGGTATCTGGGCCCGTATCCCTATGACACACTCCGGAAGTGGGTTTCCCTGACCGACAGACTCAGTCAGGAGGTTGCCATCGCTCTGCAGCCCCTCAGTGGGCGGGTGTGTGCCTTTAGTGATGTTATCCCAGAACTGCAGCTGACCCATACAAAAGACCGGGCAGAGCAGAATCTGCCCCGCAATGATCAGGAATGTCAGAGTATGAAGGAGGGGCTGGACAGACTGCCCCGGATGAAACAAAGGGAAGGCACAGAGTTGCGATTTTCCAACATTCCCAAACAGGCGTACCCTCCTGGGGCAACACCTGCACAGATCACCCAGTATAGTATGGATTGGAGTTACACTCTTAACTGCGTGCTTGAGAGCCATTATAAAGAGCAACCTCTCAATGTACTAGGTGAGCATTGGTTGCTGTTCAGTTTACTAACCAAACATCATGTTAAACCTTCTGGGATGTTCATTATGTTATAAGTAATCTGTCCTGTGCTGAAAATCCTTTACCTAATTTGGTGTtctctatttttttaaatagcttgTAAATCTCGCATTCTGCTATatcatcactaaataaatactgaattcaatttttttatcaacttgttttctttcaattagaacaggttttgtttttatttttggaactAATTGATCATAGGCCTAATTGATCTGAGCTTATGCACCTCAATAACTATGTTTCCATTCAAAGTTGTAAATTTAACTTGTGCACAAAATTGGAATATAGCATAAAACATTGGCGAATAAAGCAATGTTTCCATctcatgtgttcaagagaacaaaatattcactttctcagaaattgctgcAAAATATCTGTagtaaaaatggaagttgctgcaatAGGGGAAAAAACTGGCTCTTTTATCCTCGATCATAAGTGACTTGTGTCTCAAGACAAAACGCAGTAAACACTGTCATGTTCTCTTGCTTTCTgatgctggtgtttgggaaCTCAATCATATGAGATGCTTCTTGGAGTCAATTAACCAATCATTTTGATTACagactttggctcaggcatttcTGATTGATCAAagcaacatttgagatgctgtgatGTGATTGGTCCACTTTTTAGTcaagttatccaatcacatcatctgttgaggcaaagtcacacaagtttattcagtaaatgtgtttctgtCATAGTTTATGAATGTCTTCTTATCAGATAACAAAATGTATCCACCAATTGAGCTCCAATTGAGCTCATACATTTTTTATGAGCATTTTTAGAGTTTATGTGCATCTTGGCatttccatccagcatttatttatgtgatatcccaaaatttgcataaaaataggtggataaACATAGCCAGTGTGTTTGAGTGAAAAAAGTTCACTTAAGCTTATTCGCCTAAAAAACTGAGGTGCATAAGCATTCAATGAGGCCTACAATCagtcagtttaaaaaaaaaaaaaaaaaaaaacctgtcctAATGGAAAGGAAACAAGTTgataaaaagattgaatccagtATTTGGCAATAACAGCATAACGAG encodes the following:
- the aar2 gene encoding protein AAR2 homolog, yielding MAGTDMDPEVARGLFEEGATLVLLGVPEGTELGLDYKTWTLGPRFRGVKMIPPGLHFLHYCSVSTNGACGEISPKIGLFLSLKPREVLVAHWNKSEDDLEFSQNPEEVERIRDNLRELDGYLGPYPYDTLRKWVSLTDRLSQEVAIALQPLSGRVCAFSDVIPELQLTHTKDRAEQNLPRNDQECQSMKEGLDRLPRMKQREGTELRFSNIPKQAYPPGATPAQITQYSMDWSYTLNCVLESHYKEQPLNVLGELQFAFVCFLVGNVYEAFEHWKSLLALLCRSEEAMKDRKDLYLGLIAVLYHQLGEIPPDFFVDIVSQNNFLTSTLQDFFQFASSPGVDSTLRKRAEKFKVHLTKKFRWDFDADLDECAPVVVELPEGVAVD